The sequence GCCAGCCGGCGGCTTTGAGCCCGAAGGTGGTGGGCACGGCGTGCCGGCCGAGGGTGCGCGCGGCCATGGGGGTGTCGCGGTGCCGCTCGGCGAGGGCGGCGAGCGCGTCGGCGGTGCGGTCCAGATCGGTGAGGATCGTCTCGGCGGTCCGGGCCGCGACCAGCATCAAAGCGGTGTCGAGGACGTCCTGGCTGGTGGAGCCCTGGTGCACGAAGTGCGCGGCGTCGGGGTCCGTGCGGGCCACGGCCTCGCCGAGCACCCGGACGAGGGCGACGACCGGGTTCGCCGCGGCGCGTGCGGCAACGGCCAGGGCCCGCGCGTCGAAGTGCTCGGCCCGGGCGCATGCCGTGATGACGCGGGCGGCCCGCTGCGGCACCGTGCCGAGGCCGGCCTGGACGCGGGCGAGGGCCGCCTCCGCGTCGAGCATGGCCTGCAGGCAGGCGGCGTCGCTCGTGGCGGCCTCGGCCGGGCAGCCCGCGCGGACGGGCGACAGCAGACCGGTGTCGGCCAGGGCCGGTTCGGCACAGGAGGGCAGGGGCGCGGGCAGGGGCAGGGGGTCGCGGGCGGTGCTCACTCGGTCTCCTGACGGGCCGTGCGGGCGGGCTCCTGGCGGGGGCGCGGGCCCGGGGTGACCGGTGGTGCCGATCCCTCCGGGGCGACGGGGGCAGGGGCGGGGGCGGCCAGGGCGAGCAGGGCCAGCGCGATCGCGTCGGAGTCGCCGAGCGTCACGGAGTCGACCCCGGGCCGCACGCCCGCGGCGGTCACCCAGTGGACGGACTCGGTCGGGACTCCGTAGGCGAAGCGGCGCGGATGCGGCCGGCCGTCGGCCGCCACCAGGTGGTAGGGACGCCTGGTGACGGACACACCGCCCGTCTCGTGGTCCCCGTGCTCGGCGTCGGCCACCACGAAGGGGCGGCACTGGCCGGTGGCGGCCAGGTGGCGCAGCAGCGGATCCGTGGTCCGGCGCAGGTCCGGCTCGGGCAACCGGGCCTCCACCAGGCAGGTCACCGCGGCCCGGGATCCGGGCACCTCGGCCGAGTCGACGACGAACACCCCGGCCTGTCCGTCAGTGTCCACGCGCATGCCGGGACCGAGGACGCGCAGGACGCCCGACTCGATGAGCGCGGTCATCTCCTCGATGCGGCTGGGCGGCGGGCCGATGGACAGGAACGCGTTCAGCGGCGTGTACCAGCGCTCGAGATGCTCGCGGTGCGAGGAGCCGGTGAGTCCGCCGTGGTCGATGACGAGGCGGATCTCGTTGCGCAGGTCCCTGAGCACGTCGAGGGCGGACTTGAGGGGGCCGTCCACGTTGCCCAGCGCCGACTCGGCGACGTCGCGCCGCAGTGCGCCGAGGAGCCAGGACCGCCACTGACCGGGGTCGGAGAGGGCCTGGTCGCCGTAGGGGCGGGCGATGCGCCGCCAGTCCCAGCGCTCGGCGGGCGCGATCCCGTACCGGTCGAGTACGGCGGTCTCCTCGGGGGTGTCCCAGCCGGTGGCGAGGCTGTCGTCGCGAAACGAGCGGCCCACGCACACGCACGAGCGGCGGGTCAGCAGTGCCGTGTAGTAGACGGTCTCGGCCTCCTTGGCGATCAGCGGCCACAGGTCGCGCACGAAGTCGACTCCGCCCCGCCCGGCGGCCGCCCGCAGCCCGGCGATCCTGGCAGGGGTGAGCAGCAGCGGTTCGTGCCGGCCGTGGGCGCCCTTCTGGTTGGCGCCGCGGGAGTGGTACGGCACCCCCCGGCGCGAGCCCGCGTACAGGACCGGTTCGCGGCCCGAGGGGTGGTAGACCAGCCCTGCGCCCTCGGTGCGCTCGAACGTGCCGCCGCGGCCGACGGTGAACTGCACCATGTGGTCGAAGAAGGCGAGGCCGAGTCCGCGCAGGGCGACCTTCTCGCCGGGTGCCACGTGGGACAGGTCGATGTCGGCCGGGTTGACCGGAGGGACGTAGGTGAGGGAGTGCTCCCGGGCGAAGGCGGCCAGTTGCGTCTGTGTCTCGTCCGCGTGCACCGGGACGTGGCCCTGGGCCATCACCACGGCGTCCAGGCCGTCGATGCGGGTGCCGTTGGCGAGCGTCACGCACTGGCGGCCGTCCGGCCGCTCCTGGAGCCGCACCGCGCGCAGGGGGTGGACGACGATGCCGACGTGCTCCGGGGCGGTGCGCACCACTCGGGCGAACACCCAGCGCAGGTAGTGGCCGTAGAACGCGCGCGTCGGATACGCGTCGGGCGTCAGGTCGCGGGCCTCGGCGAGCACCTGGTCGTCGAGGGCGGTGTCGTCGCCCGCCGGGTCGCCCATGAGCGCGATGGCGCGCGCCCACTCGTAGAGGCTGGGTCCGGGCGCGAGTTCACCCGCCATCCGGACGCTCGGGTCGGTGAACAGGGTCACCTGGGAGGCGACGGTGTTCATCAGCAGGAGGTGTGACTGGTCGGTGCGCCACACCCGGCCGGCGCCGGGCCGGCAGGGGTCGACGAGGTGGACCACGACCTCGGTGCCCAGGGCGCGTTCGCGGGCGTTGGCGCACAGCCGCTCGAGGACCGACAGGCCGCGGGGGCCGGCACCGATGACGCAGACTTCGAGCTGCGTTTCGCTCACAGGCGTATCCGTTTCACTGAAGAGGGTGCATGCGGCTCACCGGGGAGCCGGGATGCTCAGACGCCGAGATCGCGGCCGATGATCTCCTTCATGATCTCGTTCGTGCCGCCGTAGATGGGGTGCACACGGTTGTCGACGAACGCCCTGGCCACCGGGGTCTCGCGCATGTAGCCGTAGCCGCCGTGCAGTTGGACGCAGCGGTCGAGCACCCGGCGCTGGACGTCGGTGGCCCACCACTTGGCCTTGGCGGCGGCGACCGCGTCGAGGCGGCCCGCGTTGTGTTCGGCGACGGCCCGGTCGACGTAGGTGCGGGCGACGTCCAACTCGGTGGCCATCTCGGCGAGTTCGAAGCGGACGTGCTGGAAGGCGCCGATCGGCTGCCCGAAGGCGGTACGGCTCTTGCAGTACTCGAGGGTCTGGGTGAAGGCGGTCTCGGCGGCGGCCACCGCGTAGGCGGCGATGCCGAGGCGTTCCTGCGGGAGGTTGGCCGCCAGGTGCAGGAAGGCGTGGCCGGGGCGGCCGAGCAGGTTGGCGGCGGGGACCCGGACGTCGTCGAAGAACAGCTCGGCGGTGTCCTGCGCGGCCATGCCGATCTTCTCGAGCTTGCGGCCGCGGGTGAAGCCGGGCATGCCGCGCTCGACCACGAGCAGGCTCAGGCCGCGCGCGCCCCGGCCGGGCCGGGTGCGGGCCACCACGATCACCAGGTCGGCGTGGATGCCGTTGGTGATGAACGTCTTGGCGCCCTTGAGGACGTAGTCGTCGCCGTCGGGATACGCGGTGGCACGGACGGACTGCAGGTCGCTGCCGGCCTCCGGCTCCGTCATCGCGATGGCGGTGATCAGCTCGCCGGAGCAGAAACCCGGCAGCCAGCGCCGCTTCTGCTCGTCGGTGGCGAGGCCGAGGAGGTAGGGGGCGACCACGTCGTTGTGCAGCGCGAAGCCGACGCCGGTCGCGCCCACGCGCATGATCTCCTCGCTGATGATGACCTGGTAGCGGAAGTCGCGCACCCCGCCGCCGCCGTACTCCTCGGGTACGTCGATGCCGAGCAGCCCGAGCTTGCCGGCGCCGCGCCACACCTCGCGGTCGACGAGTCCGGCGCGCTCCCAGGCGGCGTGGTGCGGCACTATCTCGTGTTCCACGAAGTCGCGCACCATCGCCCGGAAGTCGCGGTGGTCCTCGGTGAGTTCGCTCTCGCGCACGCCGCTCACCCCGCCGTCCGGCCGGCCGCGGCCGGCGCCGTGCGGTGGATGATCTGCTCCACGGTGCCGGTGCAGGCACGGGTGCCGTGCTGGACGAAGCGGACCTCGGCGACGGCGCGGCGGGAGGAGCAACTGGTCAGCTCCGTCTCGATGGTGACGGGTCCGGGCACCAGCGGGGCGTGGTAGGCGACGGACAGCCCGGCGGTGAGGAACCCGGAGCCGTTCGGGATCGCCGACAGCATCACCAGCCCGGCGAAGTGGTCGACCAGGCAGGCGATCCAGCCGCCGAAGACGACGCCCGGGGTGAGGGTCAGCTGCTCGTCGAACGCGGTCTCACAGGTGATCAGGCCCGGCAGCCACGAGGTCGCGGGCGGCAGGGCGAGCGTACGGGCCGCCGGCGGATCGGCCACCGTGCCGTCGGCCAGGCCGGCGAGCACACGGCGTCCGCTGGTGTCCGCACCGGCGGGCGCGAGCCCGCGCAGCCGGGTGGGACGAGCAGGTGGCGGGGTGGTCTCGAGCATGCTGACACTCCGTGTCTCCAGGGAACAGGGGCGCGCGCTGTACGCGTGGGGCGGCGCAGCTCCACCGCTGCGGCCCAGGGGACCGGGCCGTGCGCGGGGGCCCGCGGTGCGCGGCTGCGGGCGGCGTGGGCGCACCGTCCACGACGCGGCGGCCCGGCAGACCGCGGCCCGCCGCCCATCGGTCCGCGGCCGGGCGCCGCACGCGGGACGGAGCCGGGCCCCTGCGGCGCACCGCGCCCGGGGCGGCGCTGCGGGACCGCGTTTTCAGGAGCCGGCCGGGCCAGGGGTGTCGTGCGGACGCCGGGACGGTCCGGACGACACCCCCTGGGTGGGGCCGCCGCCGCCCGCGGAGCCGGGGGACGTACTCCGGGGCGGCGGCGGCCCGGTTCAGGGGGCGGGCGCCACGGCGTCGGACGCGGCGGCACCGCCGAGGTCGGCGACCTGCTGGATGTCGCGGCGGCGCAGCTCCATCTCGCTGCGGGTCAGGGCGTCGACGGCGGCCTGGTCGTCGAGGGCGCGCAGCGCCTCCTCGTCCACCTCGTGGAAGCCGAGGACGCCCATCTTGGCCAGCGCCTCCTGCACCCGCGGCCCGAACATCCCGATCTCCTTCAGACCGGGCACGATCCGCATGAAGACCAGGCGCCGGAACTCCCGCTTGGCGGGCGAGCGCCGCGACGCCCTGACCGCCTCCTCGCCGTACCCCAGCGTGTTCCAGATCTCGTCGTCGACGTACCGGTCGCGCAGTGCCCAGCAGCCCTCGACGACGAAGTCCTCGCGTTCCTTGAGCTCCGCCTCGGACAGCTGCGGGTAGTACTCCCGCAGCAGCAGCCGCCCGAAGGCCACGTGCCGGGCCTCGTCCCGGGCGACGTACGCGCTGAACGCCCGCGCCAGCGGATCCTTCAGCCGCTCACGGTGCACGCCGAACGTGGCCAGGCCCATGTTCTCCACGAGGATGTGCGCCGCCAGCACCCCGAAGTCCCAGCGCGGTTCGCGCATCGCCTGCTCGAACATCGCGGAGATCGACGGCGACAGCCCGTACCGCAGGCCGATCTTGGTGTGCAGGAAGCGGTTGAAGCCCTCCACGTGGCGGGCCTCGTCCATCATCTGGGTGGCCGCGTACAGCTTGGAGTCGAGGTCCTGCACGGTGAGCAGGATCTTGCCGACCGCGATCAGCGCGGCCTGCTCGGAGTGCAGGAACTGCGAGTACAGCCAGCCGCTGCTGTGCCGGCGCACGACGCGCCGCTCGCTCTCGGGCAGGCGGTCCCACAGCTTGGACCCGGCGATGGAGATGAACTCGTCGGGCAGGCCGAGCGGGTCGTCCGGGTCCACCTCGTGGTCCCAGTCGAGCCGTTCGTCCATGTCCCACTGCCGCTGCTTGCCCTGCTTGTACAGCCGCACGAGCTTGTCGTTGCGCTGGTCGTAGTCCCACTGGATGACGGCGTTGCCGTGCACCGGGACGGCCCACTCGCCGGCGAGGTCCGTCAGGACCTCGGGACGGGTGTAGTCGGTGGTGGTCATGCGGTGTGCTCCCTGTCCGCGATGAGCGTCTGGTGGGCGATCTCGCGCAGGTCGGCACGGAGCGCCTTGCCCGCCGGATTGCGCGGGATGCGCTCCAGGGGCAGGAAGTGGCTGGGCCGTTTGTACGGGGCGAGCCCGTCCAGGCACAGCTGCAGCAGCTCCGCCGGGTCGAACCTGCCGTCCGCGGCGGCCTGCACGAACGCCACGGGCGTCTGCCCCCACAGGTCCGACGGCAGGGGTACGACGACGACGTCGGCGACGTTCGGGGACTGCCGCAGGACGTGCTCGATCTCGGCCGGGTACACGTTCTGCCCGCCGCGCAGGATCAGGTCGTTGCGCCGGTCGACGACCCAGACCAGACCGTCGGCGCCGAGGCAGCCGAGGTCATGGGTGTTGAGCCAGCCCTCGCGCAGCACGTCCCCGGTGGCCTCCGGGTTCTTCCAGTAGGCCTGCATCAGCCCGTCGCCGCTGACCTGGATCTCGCCGACGACGCCCGCGGGCACCTCGCGCCCCTGGCCGTCGGTGATGCGCAGGCCCGCGCCGAGCATCGGGACCCCCACGCACACGGCTCCCGGCACCGGGGGCTGCCCGGCGTCGGTGCCCGGGCGGAGCGTGAGCACGGGGCCGCCGCCCTCGGTGATCCCGAAGATGGTCTGCAGGTCGGCGCCGAGCCGCTCCCGTGCCTCGCGGGCGAGGTCCCCGGGCATCGGGGCGGCGCCGTGCAGCAGCAGCCGCAGCCGGGACAGGTCCGTGCCCGCCAGGCTCTTGGTCTGCAGCAGCAGCCGGACCATGGACGGGACGAGGAAGGCGTGCTCCACCTCCCAGCGCTCCAGGGCGGCCAGGCAGCCCTGCGGTGTGAAACGGTCCAGGACGCAGACCGTGCCGCCGGCGGCCAGGTGGTCCAGGGCGATCACGACGCTGCCGTGGAACAGCGGCCCGGCGTTGAGGAACACGGTGCCGGGCTCCGGGCGGACGTCGGCGAGCCAGGACAGGG comes from Streptomyces sp. FXJ1.172 and encodes:
- a CDS encoding class I adenylate-forming enzyme family protein is translated as MWLNHVVRRGLDRDADALALRDGRRDVSWRALHRDMRALACRLRHDTLPGSRVLVLSDNRVEVLETYLACAAAGLVAVPVNPALTDPEIGAIMESVEPSAAVAEEGYAARLGDLYPGLPVTDIATIPELPDAGEEFTGEAASGPADPVLILHTSATTGRAKGVVVDQRSLQTNALSWLADVRPEPGTVFLNAGPLFHGSVVIALDHLAAGGTVCVLDRFTPQGCLAALERWEVEHAFLVPSMVRLLLQTKSLAGTDLSRLRLLLHGAAPMPGDLAREARERLGADLQTIFGITEGGGPVLTLRPGTDAGQPPVPGAVCVGVPMLGAGLRITDGQGREVPAGVVGEIQVSGDGLMQAYWKNPEATGDVLREGWLNTHDLGCLGADGLVWVVDRRNDLILRGGQNVYPAEIEHVLRQSPNVADVVVVPLPSDLWGQTPVAFVQAAADGRFDPAELLQLCLDGLAPYKRPSHFLPLERIPRNPAGKALRADLREIAHQTLIADREHTA
- a CDS encoding acyl-CoA dehydrogenase family protein; translation: MRESELTEDHRDFRAMVRDFVEHEIVPHHAAWERAGLVDREVWRGAGKLGLLGIDVPEEYGGGGVRDFRYQVIISEEIMRVGATGVGFALHNDVVAPYLLGLATDEQKRRWLPGFCSGELITAIAMTEPEAGSDLQSVRATAYPDGDDYVLKGAKTFITNGIHADLVIVVARTRPGRGARGLSLLVVERGMPGFTRGRKLEKIGMAAQDTAELFFDDVRVPAANLLGRPGHAFLHLAANLPQERLGIAAYAVAAAETAFTQTLEYCKSRTAFGQPIGAFQHVRFELAEMATELDVARTYVDRAVAEHNAGRLDAVAAAKAKWWATDVQRRVLDRCVQLHGGYGYMRETPVARAFVDNRVHPIYGGTNEIMKEIIGRDLGV
- a CDS encoding FAD/NAD(P)-binding protein, whose protein sequence is MSETQLEVCVIGAGPRGLSVLERLCANARERALGTEVVVHLVDPCRPGAGRVWRTDQSHLLLMNTVASQVTLFTDPSVRMAGELAPGPSLYEWARAIALMGDPAGDDTALDDQVLAEARDLTPDAYPTRAFYGHYLRWVFARVVRTAPEHVGIVVHPLRAVRLQERPDGRQCVTLANGTRIDGLDAVVMAQGHVPVHADETQTQLAAFAREHSLTYVPPVNPADIDLSHVAPGEKVALRGLGLAFFDHMVQFTVGRGGTFERTEGAGLVYHPSGREPVLYAGSRRGVPYHSRGANQKGAHGRHEPLLLTPARIAGLRAAAGRGGVDFVRDLWPLIAKEAETVYYTALLTRRSCVCVGRSFRDDSLATGWDTPEETAVLDRYGIAPAERWDWRRIARPYGDQALSDPGQWRSWLLGALRRDVAESALGNVDGPLKSALDVLRDLRNEIRLVIDHGGLTGSSHREHLERWYTPLNAFLSIGPPPSRIEEMTALIESGVLRVLGPGMRVDTDGQAGVFVVDSAEVPGSRAAVTCLVEARLPEPDLRRTTDPLLRHLAATGQCRPFVVADAEHGDHETGGVSVTRRPYHLVAADGRPHPRRFAYGVPTESVHWVTAAGVRPGVDSVTLGDSDAIALALLALAAPAPAPVAPEGSAPPVTPGPRPRQEPARTARQETE
- a CDS encoding PaaI family thioesterase, whose protein sequence is MLETTPPPARPTRLRGLAPAGADTSGRRVLAGLADGTVADPPAARTLALPPATSWLPGLITCETAFDEQLTLTPGVVFGGWIACLVDHFAGLVMLSAIPNGSGFLTAGLSVAYHAPLVPGPVTIETELTSCSSRRAVAEVRFVQHGTRACTGTVEQIIHRTAPAAAGRTAG
- a CDS encoding diiron oxygenase, whose amino-acid sequence is MTTTDYTRPEVLTDLAGEWAVPVHGNAVIQWDYDQRNDKLVRLYKQGKQRQWDMDERLDWDHEVDPDDPLGLPDEFISIAGSKLWDRLPESERRVVRRHSSGWLYSQFLHSEQAALIAVGKILLTVQDLDSKLYAATQMMDEARHVEGFNRFLHTKIGLRYGLSPSISAMFEQAMREPRWDFGVLAAHILVENMGLATFGVHRERLKDPLARAFSAYVARDEARHVAFGRLLLREYYPQLSEAELKEREDFVVEGCWALRDRYVDDEIWNTLGYGEEAVRASRRSPAKREFRRLVFMRIVPGLKEIGMFGPRVQEALAKMGVLGFHEVDEEALRALDDQAAVDALTRSEMELRRRDIQQVADLGGAAASDAVAPAP